A window of Populus trichocarpa isolate Nisqually-1 chromosome 17, P.trichocarpa_v4.1, whole genome shotgun sequence genomic DNA:
GCAGCAACTCTTGCTAACACTTTACTTGTCAGGGAGATGAAGTTGATTACATCAATGAGTTACAGTAAACTACGTCGAAATTGAGGTGCAGTTGGTTCTGACATAGCTTTTGCATTACATCCTCCTAAAGAACAGGAAGCTAAACCTGATGTTCTCTGGCAACTAGAGATTTGGCAGCACTCAAGTttgatgtcaaaattaattattccaaCGAGCCTATGTTCATTATCCTTGTTTAGCAAAGACACTCCAGATTGATGAAGCATTAAGGGCAATGAAGAAACTACAGCGTTAAAATCATTCTACTGTCAAGCCAAGTTGGTGAATATCACATACAATTATGCCTCGACAGAAAGTCTGGCTTTCAGCTCCACGGCCACAGCATCAATGAACTCTTCAGTGTTGAGGTACTGGTCCCTACTAACCCTGCATCACACAGAAGAAGAATATTATACACATAAACATCATATAAAGCAGAGTATAAACATTGATAACATTCAGAAAGCACTTTTTTAATGATGGTGCTTACTTAGATCCATGGATAAGCAATGCAAGATCCTTGGTCATCTTGCCAGACTCCACAGCTCCAACGCAAGCTGCCTCTAGTTTCTCAGTGAAATCCAAGAGTTTAGCATTGTCATCCAACTTAGCCCTGGACAAGAGAAAAATACGTTTCAATTTCTTGACCACTGCTTCCAGCATACTTAGATGCTTCAAGACCAATAGTGTAGATTtgcaaaatcataaatatatacCTGTGGGCAAGTCCTCTTGACCAAGCAAAAATAGAGGCAATACTGTTTGTGCTGGTTTCACCACCTTTCTGGTGAACCCTGTAATGCCGAGTAACTGTGCCATGGGCTGCCTCGGCCTCTATGGTCTTTCCATCAGGGCACACCTGAACCATACCACTTTCAACAAAGTCAAAGATGAGCGCAAACAATATGTTAATCTCTTAGATGTTACTGCAATTTCTCTCTGCAAATCACTCCCTCCCACACTAGCAATAACCTATTTCTTATAACTAAACATTAGTTAGATCATACACTTATAACACGTTATTAACTGTTGCATATGAAAATTATCGAAGCTTAAAAACTGCTTCGACCAATGCTTTGTGTATGTAAAAAGTCGtttataaagagaaaaggaaggaagaCAGTTTAATAAAGAAAGAGCATTACTCTGCTGCAGGAGTACAGGGAGAATACAGAGGAACAGAGACAACTATCAAAAATGAAACAAACGacaactgaaaaaataaaacaagaaagtaGGTCTACAATCATACCAATACAGAGGTCATCAAGCCAAGAGATCCAAAACCTGTAAAAACACAGCCAGATGAATAATTAATATAGCAAATGCTACCAAGATGAATAGTTAATATAGCAGCCAAATTCAATCCAAATTCTGAGGGATAAGATAAGCACACTGCAAAAGTTTTGGTGCGCTGAATATTCCAGGTGTTAACGGTCTGTTTCACATACCTTGGGCCAAGAAATCACTCTGCACATCCCCATCATAGTTTTTGCATGCCCATACATAACCTCCTTCACTCTTGAGAGCATATGCAACCATATCATCAATGAGTCGGTGTTCATACCTTACAATTCAACCATCCGAgttattaataaatacaaatgcAGCCAAAACAAACATCATTTCAAGCCTAAGACACTAGGTCGCTCACCATATTCCTGCAGCCTCGTACTTTGATTTCCAGTTAGCCTCATAGACTTCTTGAAAGATGTCCTTGAATCttcatttaatagaaaaaaaaacttgatgatATATCAACTAAATAACCAAATGATAATGCAGGTAGGTATACAGAGTGATGAAAGTGCCATACCTCCCATCGTACTTCTTAAGGATAGTATTTTTTGTGCTGAGATAAAGTGGCCACTTCTTTTGGTAAGCAGTGTTCATAGAAGCTTCAGCAAAAGAACGGATGGACTGCATTTCAggttcaagaataaaaaagaaaattaatttttctgcATTTCAGTGCATGACAATCATTGGAGAATTTGCAGAGTTGTACCTCATCGGTGTTATACATGGCCAATGCCACCCCACCAGCACCTGTAAAGTTGTACACCTCCAACTCTGTCTTCTCATCCTGTCCTTCTGGCACTGCAGAATGAAAGATAAATGAGAAATGAGAAAAGACCAACAAATGGGAAATTAATCAgtacaattctgaaaaaaagcTGAGTTGATAAAAAAGCTTACCAAACACTAGCTTGAGTTTGCCAGCTCCTTTGATTACTGCATCAGTTGCTCGATATTGATCACCAAAAGCATGTCTTCCGATGCAAATTGCCTTCGTCCAGCCTGAGAACAGCAACAATCATTAAAGCCCAGTCCACCACAGAAAGTGTTGAGCTGCTTTATTAAGAAAATGGAAATACCTGGGACAAGGCGGGGAACGTTTTTGCAAATAATTGGTTCTCTGAAGACAGTACCTGCAGAAAACAAAGATGTTATTGGAGCAAAATATGAAAGAATTTTTACATAGACACATAGCCTGCCTCAAGTGCAACTCCACTGACCGTTCAAAATGTTCCTAATTGTTCCGTTTGGACTCTTCCACATCTGCTTCAATTTAAACTCCTTGACACGATCTTCATCTGTCAATTGCACATTGAATATAAGATTTGTGTATGGATATTTTcggaaaaaattatttccatatGAACCTAATATTCATTACGTTCATCCCAAGAGAAATGAATGCATACCTGGAGTAATAGTTGCACACTTGATTGCTACATTGTACCTAGATAGAGTtgagttttaataaaattaggGCCCAATACGATCAGAGTCAAGTCAAACCTTCACTAGTTTAATACTAATAACCTATTATGTACACCAAAATACTCATGAATATGAAAAGAAGGATCGATCAATGTTAGGAGCTTAtacataacattttttttatctgaaggAATTTATATAGAAATGTCCAAAACACTCACTTAAGAGTAGCTTCTGCGCTTTCAATAGTGACTTTATCATCAGTGGCATCGCGATGAGGAAGGCCAAGGTCAAAGTACTTGATATCCAACTCCAAAAATGGGAAAATAAGCTgccatcatcacatcaaaagcAGCAttacaaattaaatcaattagcTCAAACCTTCATCAACCAGCAATCCAAAATCATAAATGtacaaacaaatattaaaatcaccTTTTCCTTTATTGATTGCCAGAAAACTCTGGTCATTTCATCTCCTGTGTCATCACAACAACAAATAAGCACAGCATGAGAAACACAGAAAGAAAAGGACTGTCTTTGTGATCAACGAATGAAGATTCCAGTAAAACCCAGATCTCAAATAAAGAGATCAATCAAACCCAGATTCAACATCAGATCCTAGCCATGCCCCGCCAACTTTTTTAGacaaagaaacataaagatACAAACTTTCATGAATCTCCAAAAGCAAAGATGCTCACTTCATAACACTACTACGTCACTAATAACCAATCAAAATCTAGACTTTCACTcgtcaagaacaaaaaaaccagataaaattgatttgatcgTCAAATGAGTAAAGAAACATAAATCTTACCATCCATTTCAACGATGGGGTTAGCAACCTTGATCTTTTCGAAAGCCATTGTTATGTTGTCTTGCTTTTTGAGGAAGCTCAGAgatttttaaagattgaaacttttatgttgtctttctatctttctttctcctcccGAAAATTGAGCACAGAAGGAAAATGAGACAGAGATCAGAGCAAAGACAAAAGGAAGCAGGAACTGGTTTAGACTTTAAAGTATATTCAACTGGGGACTGTTTTGTCCTCGTAATCACTTTGTCCTTgtgttttgtttgaattacacatTTGGCCAACCTAACGTTCTCCACCAATACGGCAGCATGGCAAAATTATTCAAtgttgggcttttttttttttttgaaaagataaaaaaatagatatttccaATGTATTAAACTGCACAAGTCATGAGttctgaattaatttaaattgacttagttaataaaaataatattttttttaattgttaaattaaaataattttattttatatataaaaaatcaatttaaattttaattgaattgattaagTTATGAGTTGACTTGTTAGGTAAATCTATATTAATTTCCaaactattttctttaaatttaatctGGGTTATAGAATAGGATAGCCAAGTTAATGATTAACTCATTACTCATTTAATAGctataatattaattgatgTTATAAATATGTTTGTGAAACAAATTATTTCACgacttaaataattataatatgtttttatattattattttgaatttaaatagatCAGAtattaagataaataaatttttcttattcattcacacaatataaattatttgCTAAAGATTCATTAAGAAAGATTTCCTTTTCAATGTATAAAACTTGATCCAAGAATGAAAAACTATTAACTACTTCCTGTGTGTTGCTCATGAAGAATCCTACGATCTCACTTTCATATTTGTTAGTCATTAAAATCAAAAGGTACATTATAAATAACACTTCgaagaattatttttacaaaagtGTAATAAACATTATCATTGATGGCTAATGTGCTCGTAATAGACATTAATAATGTAACTATCTAGTAGGTAGTTTAatggtaaaagtttgggatcaaAGCGTTTATTTCTCATGTGGTCTCAAGTTCAAACtatgtggttgttaatatgatgatcaccggaaacttacatggtcgttaatttcagagcccgtgagattagtcgaggtgcacgcaagctggcccgaataccgacgttaattaaaaaaaatttgacatcaATAATGTTGAATGGAAGATAAAACTTTTTCTCTTTggttttataatgtttttgtaattcaattatcataattattttttattaattttcacatCAGTTGAAAATAACTTTTGTCCCAATAGTTTTTAAATTGGTCAATGTTGTAGCAGGTAcattatcttattaattattgatgTTTTTGACCATCTTGAGTTGAATTTTTCAACCTCCCTATGTCATTTATATCGAGCACCATTTACTTTGTTCCAAATTTCCTCTCTCGTGGTAGGTGGGAGTGGAAACTAAATAAAGTCTTGGAGCACAAAAACAAGACAACGATATGATAATCATGgcaaacattattattatttttttagttcgaGGATAAGAATATTTATAGGATAGCAACACCATCTATCTAATAACTATGCTCGAGCATTGTTTGGTTattatatcaaagaaaaaaatgatagacttttctctttttgaattttttttttctaggtttttgcttttaatttttagttttttttctttaaaatttctttctttaatgctttaatatgttttttcattattttgtatAACTTTAATATCAgaacttttagtttttaattaatcttataaTTAAACGACATATTAAGGCTTGTGAAAATCTCTAAAATAATCATTAGAAATAGTTGATAGAGTCCCAAAAAGacaacaaactttttttttaattctctatttttcttgtctttttcccttctttgcttttaattttagtttttttttaatgcttctttctttttttcttgttttaaatttttatttatttattgtttcgCATCAACTTTAATATCAGAgctttaagtttttaattattcttacaattaaataatttatgagggCTTGTGAAAATCTCTAGGTTGATCATTAAAAACAGTtgatctaaacaaaaaaaaaaaaaaatagacatttcCCTTCttaaattctctcttttttctagtttttacttttaattcttagattttttattttttattttatttttaatttttgtttattgttcagGATCAACTTATatagaagagataaaaataatgaaaaaaaaatatgtctttcattttaaaattatctaacgattaatttttatttatatctttatctttatttcaataactaaatatatttttaatttttaatttattttttatgttatagaacactgtaaatatttaactaaattGTACTTTTTGGCAAagtaaaagataagaaaaaaaaatgtcttggattaaaattgtatattaacataagaaaataaaattacagcTCTTTTTTAACCGAATTCTTTCTTATAACTCAAatcttactaaaaaaaattcatgtcttGATATTTTCCacgaaataaatattttcttctaaCTTTCACGTGTGAATCGAACTATTTCGTCCTCTAAATTCCTCATCATTATTAGACctaacaaaacccaaaaccatAATCTTTTTGAACTAGCTTAAGATAGTGAAAAGAATAATGtttataaagattaaaaaaagttaatagagattttatatttgatcgGCAATGCGGTCCATcatgccaaaaaaatatattaataatttgaatatcatttttttttttacaatagcttatacatttattaaaaataagttttattttctaacaatctTAATAATACATTAAAAGATAGAGCTTAAAACTTTATGCTGGTAAAGCTAATGGAtataaagaaatgaagaaaacataTCCATGCACATAATAATGGGATTAAGAATTACAAATTAAGGATTAAATCCaagattataaaacaaaaaataaaaataaagagagaagaaatcaaacattttaagctacgaaataaaaaaatagataaggttctttcttgttttttttttttattattattagaaagcATGATACCATATTGTAATAATAGTGTTAATGATGGGCAATATTTTTTTGGGGGTGGTGCAGTCGTACCAGGCTACTCCACCTAACACAATGACAAAGCCCCAATCCGAAAATTTGGACTCTCCGGTGAAATGTATTGGAGGAAATGTCCAAGTCacgaataaaaatcaaattaaatatcttgttccaataaaataaataaataaataaatccttaGTCTTCTTTTGCAGCTTATCCAAACTATCTGTATTTTTTGCCCCACGTCTACCGTGAGAAGGCCACTTAGTTcacgtctttttttattttttctttatcattgaatcaattctaaataattattgatgaaataattatgcattttaaaacaaatatcttaAGATGAAGAATCTTATAATCACAGggagatattaaaaatacttgtcaaaaaaataaaaaactttaataataatgaataaaatcattttatttaaatagaaaaattagaaaatcctaataatactaaataaaaataaaataaattcctaaattgaataaaaagaaaaataaataactaagaaaaatatttattttttttcaaaaaaattattgcattaATCTTCTCAAATTAGAAGGAATTTGTCATCaaatttaacttgtttttatctcaatttcgtagttgtttaattaaaatttttttttctttacttcacttatataataaatttaaatatcagcTTCAGTTCTTTCATGTCAAATTTCATATGAGAAACATTAATtgtaaaactatttattttccattagCTCGTAGAGTAATTAATGAATTGCAAAGTTGAACCTTGTAGAGTCGCAATCATCCATCTACCGATCCTCTAGATCTTGATCCATCAAAAGATGGGGCAACTCGACAACCTACCTTTGCAAATCCCCAATCATCAATcattgaatataatatttttagggCAGAACCTTCTGATCTAGAAACCATCTTCCTTCTCCATGAACATGTCTAACATACGTAATGTTCTTGGAACAAGACCTCCTTCGTCGGAAATTGCCCTCCGTCATAAACATGTCCTCTGGGACCTatagaacaataaaattacCGAAATGATTGAACTTCAATTCTATTTAATAGAACTATAGCCAAAAGTTGATGTATGCACGAATAGCTAGGTTTTTTTCGTGTTGGATAGAATTGCATGCATGAAGGGAAGGTGCAGGTGGTGTGATCTTGTGCTATGGGCTGAGACCTGAGAGCTCTTGCAATGGTAAGAAAGAAGGGAGATGCTACTAAGAGAAAAAGTAGACTCAGTACCCTAGAATCAAAACATAACCCAATTAATCCGCACGTCATTTCTTTGCTTAAAATGAATTTCTcttgaataataaatttcatgaaaaaacgatgtttttaaaaaataaattagcttTTGATCTGTggttattatagaaaaaatgtgtatatatttgtgttttttgatcgaagttaaaagatattttttaaataatctatgTATTAACTAAGATTAAATTTTCTTAGAATATCGACtgtattttccaatttattaaTGGATAGATGTTTAATACATATCTTTTTCagagataaagaaaagaagtgaGGAGGACATATGTCAAGTTTCGGTGTCTCAAATATTTTGAGATTGCATTTGGGTtaattgcattaattaattaataattaatggtAATTTATTCATAATAGTAAGCTAGAAATTAACCTCCACCTTAGGAGGACCGCAAGAAGACCATAAAAATGACTGAAATGATTTATCTCTTGAAAGAATAgctgaatcaataaaaaaaacttcccaTCTACATCATTTTGGCTTAAAGAAACCCATATAACATTTGTAAAAGTtgcatttccttttccttctctcaATCTTATAATATTCTCCTCCATGATAAAGACTAATCTCATGTAAAGTTATTTCATGTTCCCATTTTAGAGAATAAAGCATTTGTATTTGCAAGCAACaatataaaaactagaaaacttgtGTTTGAGACCAGAATCTCCTAACCATTttgaaatccaaaataaaattcaagcttTATATAAGTTAATAGAACAATTATTCATAATATAAAGTATCACAAATACCATTCCAAACAGGTAAAAGAGATCATGTAAATTTTATAACCACTCCAATATTATGAGgctagtattttattttcaaaaaaatcctttaGACCGCTGAAACATTATTATTGTATTGTCATAATCATTTAAACGGCATTGCTTTGTTTTTAGCCATAATAGACTCAACTCCTAATCCCCATCTAACTTTAGACCTAGTTAGGAAATTCTAAACATCTTATAAATAGATTGTTTATTAATATCTCCACCCCAAAAAAAGTGTCTTTAAATGGAAACAATCTTTTTAGCTACTCCAtatgaaattttaaacaaaaacatatagaaaagagaaagattAGACAACACTAATTTTAATAAGCAAAGTCTTCCACTAATTGAGAGAATCCTACCTTTTTAACTCTTGAGATAGATGTGATCTTTTCTAGAACAAGTTTCTAAATAGAGCATAGTCTCAAATTTGCTCCTAGAGAAAACCTTAGATAATTCACAAGTAATTAAACATCTTGATTTACATCTCAAAAAGTCAGTCATTCCTTTAGTAAATCccaaatcaatattaataccAACTAAAAGAACTTTATTATTAAAGTTAACTTTCAAACCTGAGCATAACGAAAAcgaattaagaattattttgatattcttaAGCGTTTCCATGTCATTTGAGCAAAAAATCATTACATTAAAGTAGAGTTGTTTAAAAAGGTACATTTACTCCTTAATGGAGCCCTCCCTTGAAAAAAGATAAGATCATTAAACCTTCTACAACTATATGAAATAGAAAGGGTGACAAAGAACCCCCTTATCAAATaccttttttcatataaaacttATTAGATGACAAGTCATTGAATTGAATCTCCATTAATATGTGAACTgatttgcatatatatatatatatatatatatatatatatatatatatatatatatatatatatatatatatatggagatCTATCAAAAAGatctcaataaaattaatcgaaTAACATCAAGAAAGATCGTTAATGATATTGGTCAGTTCAAAGTTAAGCGAGACACCTACCACTTTTGACTTTTAATAAATAgtgctatttttcaaaaaaaatattactatggTAATTtgctaaaaaacaatttatcaaaCTTTGTTAGAAAAAGGATAAGCACCCTTGAtattcgttttcttttttaacatggtCAATAGAATGTACATGAGAACCCTCTTTCTCTATTATAGTCAATAATCATAAGTTGGAGACCAtaacacttttttattttaaatattcctATAAAGTTATTacattaatatgttaaaatctTCAATCCCATTATCAAAAAAAGATGTAGATGgtgaaataaaaatcacatatttttaattgcttAGAAATTTTGCtaatcaaactaaaataacaacaacaacaacaaaattatatattagaagAGAGTCCTAATTAATTTGTAAGGTGAATAAAATCATCTATATGTAATTGATTCTTATACTAAATATTAAGtttaaaatcatcaattcaTATGATAATCCAAGATATCTTTCATCTTAGCCATTCTTTTACCTccacaaaatttattttaccctccacaaaatttattttacaaaatttattttaccctccacaaaatttattttactccAAGTTGTTATTAGGTTGCCTAAAAGCTCTTAATTCTACTTATTCTCAAGCTCTTAACCTgctgtttttaattattttttaatgatttattttttatatttaaaaataaattaaaaaactcaaaaaatagtataaaaacagaaataatatagattattcaataatcaaatcgatttactttataaaaaataagatattaaaaaacttcTATGAAGCGGTTTCATGAGATTTAGCTAATTATCTTGCTTGTGGGATATATTGACAAAGAAGAATCAAGTTATCAAAAACATTTCTACTattatttctaatataaaaCGAATCAT
This region includes:
- the LOC112325627 gene encoding isocitrate dehydrogenase [NADP] isoform X2, whose translation is MAFEKIKVANPIVEMDGDEMTRVFWQSIKEKLIFPFLELDIKYFDLGLPHRDATDDKVTIESAEATLKYNVAIKCATITPDEDRVKEFKLKQMWKSPNGTIRNILNGTVFREPIICKNVPRLVPGWTKAICIGRHAFGDQYRATDAVIKGAGKLKLVFVPEGQDEKTELEVYNFTGAGGVALAMYNTDESIRSFAEASMNTAYQKKWPLYLSTKNTILKKYDGRFKDIFQEVYEANWKSKYEAAGIWYEHRLIDDMVAYALKSEGGYVWACKNYDGDVQSDFLAQGFGSLGLMTSVLVCPDGKTIEAEAAHGTVTRHYRVHQKGGETSTNSIASIFAWSRGLAHRAKLDDNAKLLDFTEKLEAACVGAVESGKMTKDLALLIHGSKVSRDQYLNTEEFIDAVAVELKARLSVEA
- the LOC112325627 gene encoding isocitrate dehydrogenase [NADP] isoform X1, whose product is MAFEKIKVANPIVEMDGDEMTRVFWQSIKEKLIFPFLELDIKYFDLGLPHRDATDDKVTIESAEATLKYNVAIKCATITPDEDRVKEFKLKQMWKSPNGTIRNILNGTVFREPIICKNVPRLVPGWTKAICIGRHAFGDQYRATDAVIKGAGKLKLVFVPEGQDEKTELEVYNFTGAGGVALAMYNTDESIRSFAEASMNTAYQKKWPLYLSTKNTILKKYDGRFKDIFQEVYEANWKSKYEAAGIWYEHRLIDDMVAYALKSEGGYVWACKNYDGDVQSDFLAQGFGSLGLMTSVLVCPDGKTIEAEAAHGTVTRHYRVHQKGGETSTNSIASIFAWSRGLAHRAKLDDNAKLLDFTEKLEAACVGAVESGKMTKDLALLIHGSKVSRDQYLNTEEFIDAVAVELKARLGRQSEQCSKA